The Bombus pyrosoma isolate SC7728 linkage group LG3, ASM1482585v1, whole genome shotgun sequence genome has a segment encoding these proteins:
- the LOC122577947 gene encoding disks large homolog 5-like isoform X3 produces the protein MKELEYYRGQHIAVMNQLEATSQESSALRGKYGDLVNDKQRLDREVQALQKEVSELRCQNQEVLVSDASNSDTMNQHYLSALRKYEAVKDEYDALRKRYDDLISSHSSAVNKLELSQEEAARLKKQYDEIVQERNSAVRERNGLKQQCTAAIRQWDIALRERNEYREALAKVQQQHEEAVKEINHAMVLRMKASKDMKRLTEERNAALQEYSLIMGERDTVHKEMEKLGDDLTQAYTKITHLENQNKQFMEEKKALSYQIETLRREISSALQDRDDALKQCNELRQKFGDYSEGSNRDYKNRMELHSYNRERDNSNKEAERENNATDYTKRDKERMDNLDQANLELDKLRKSVDKLQAELEEALQEAEVSKRRRDWAFSERDKIVLERESIRTLCDRLRKERDRAVSELAGALRDSDDIKKQRNEASKELKDLKEKIESGDHALRASQFAQSLAHAHDSAIDTDVSDWEILTIHLDLSRVCLDSDRDLGLTLVGGRDNPYYPNDTGIYVAQVTSGSAVDGKLRVNDCIMRVNNVDCTSVFTRVIMETLRTCSVGSATLTIRRRRLTRRSLRTTQLPVGSVPHGISLELGVYISKISPGSLSAKDGNLAVGDRVLNINSKPMEGINSSHEAMATLNDTSTDVLTITTLKGIPLPSATSSETMTIDGSFGTEKQKMVNSCSQTEQERILLKIPSDDYERRHVASNFGDRSVYKVSKSVSGEKPSGISNAWDNIREKIDIVRGRKHSKDREEKKKRHRNSSPNTFEQEQDAIAELDSVIESYHKKANNGVLKRSKRRGTEKVEKNGGTWPKARGGPLIQNGTGTILHPRKTKERLPLSVLLNQPPKYESYNYNRISNPIPLTNFSNMNNRHTVYKPVEKPLPNFLKTGPLFSQKSFTPVVQFKDIPIDKKPATEFENTENRLSSTLTPSETSIDFSVKSGNTGKDVEYFSKKRTQKYTPSNENQVDTLQHNRVQSQLYSGAGSSTSSTSGTRQQLTGNFSFPPYTHSHPHPHQQNSLPSRYPSPPSLPSAQSGESIGLPDARSYCFEPSYSPGPQTGFGHLHTPSVDLHYHKSRAPPIGTTYDVPAYTHGYEGGTFPRKKENQRFRIPSNPSVTSKSSVGKLSTGSIERTSERGSPMPTFHVEVLSPGTGSGNSSGGTVRGSSGNKRSSMPDYCYSQPRPAPGELRRVHIDKSVEPLGIQISCLESGGVFVSTVSEHSLASQVGLQIGDQLLEVCGINMRSATYQLAANVLRQCGNSITMLVQYSPDKYNELEEGSASSSSSEAGGAEGGSRSGSPTPCNSPEAPRKTTIESLDSSEPERDASTSLSTIRDTSNTLTIMRETSNTLEPPRTIRERDIRNSASLEVPSTQQREREIRASASLDINIRKPELRSSATLDNMRNSATLDTLRGTANTLTRAQLNAATTLQRQNATVRSPTQEEQNRKSPPPSEPRYLFIETRKCSNLGISLVGGNGVGIFVHSVQPGCLAEDAGLRPGDRILEYNGVDLRQATAEQAALELARPADKVTLIAQYVPERYNEVKDKPGDSFYVKAMFDRVGEVGDSLQLRFSKDDILYVDNTMFNGTPGHWRAWIVDQAGRRQTCGIIPSKFKVEEELLLRRSLGDLETDTSRRGSTSARRSFFRRKKHQRSSSRDSKELSHLTGVNLGWYSDSGTLNEETLPASYQRVERLDYPALRPVLIIGPLSECVVTKLLQEFPGEFTRCLAEAMHCSQATLEQGLRDSLYVDYRKKGSYFECTTVQAVKDICEKNTHCILDVSIASIERLHRHQIYPIVLLIKFKSTKQIKEVKDSRYPSDKVSAKAAKEMYEQALKLEAEYKHYISVVIPAGVNVAYICTQVKAAVDEEQSKALWVPRGPP, from the exons ATGAAGGAATTGGAATACTACAGGGGACAGCATATAGCAGTCATGAATCAATTAGAGGCAACGTCACAAGAAAGTTCCGCACTGCGGGGCAAATATGGAGATTTAGTAAATGACAAGCAACGCCTAGATCGGGAAGTCCAAGCGTTGCAAAAGGAAGTGTCTGAATTAAGGTGTCAAAATCAAGAAGTTCTTGTTTCTGATGCTAGTAATAGTGACACTATGAATCAGCACTATCTATCTGCGCTTCGAAAATATGAAGCCGTTAAAGACGAGTACGATGCCCTTAGGAAACGGTACGATGATTTAATATCATCCCATTCATCGGCCGTTAATAAg TTGGAATTATCTCAAGAAGAGGCTGCCAGGTTAAAAAAACAATATGATGAAATTGTTCAAGAACGCAATAGCGCAGTTCGTGAGCGTAATGGTTTAAAACAACAGTGTACAGCTGCCATTAGGCAGTGGGATATTGCATTAAGGGAAAGAAATGAATATCGTGAAGCCTTAGCCAAAGTACAGCAACAACACGAAGAAGCAGTGAAGGAAATTAATCATGCAATGGTACTACGCATGAAAGCTAGTAAGGATATGAAACGATtaacagaagaaagaaatgctGCATTACAAGAATACAGTTTAATTATGGGCGAGCGCGATACAGTGcataaagaaatggaaaaacttGGTGATGATCTTACACAAGCATATACAAAAATCACACATTTAGAGAATcagaataaacaatttatggAAGAg aaaaaagcTTTATCCTATCAAATTGAAACTTtaagaagagaaatttcatCCGCTTTGCAAGATCGAGACGATGCTTTAAAACAATGTAACGAATTACGCCAAAAGTTTGGTGATTATTCTGAAGGCTCAAACAGGGATTATAAAAATCGTATGGAATTACACTCATATAATCGTGAACGAGATAATTCGAACAAAGAAgctgaaagagaaaataacgCTACAGATTACACTAAACGGGATAAGGAACGTATGGATAACTTGGATCAAGCTAACTTGGAATTAGATAAACTTAGAAAATCTGTCGATAAATTGCAAGCAGAACTCGAAGAAGCCCTCCAAGAAGCAGAAGTATCAAAACGAAGAAGGGATTGGGCTTTCAGTGAAAGggataaaatagttttagaaaGGGAAAGTATTAGAACTCTCTGCGATAGATTAAGAAAAGAGCGCGATCGTGCTGTTTCGGAACTAGCGGGTGCTTTACGTGATTCTGATGATATTAAAAAGCAACGGAACGAAGCATCGAAAGAATTAAAGGATCtcaaagaaaagatagaatcTGGTGATCATGCGTTAAGAGCAAGTCAATTTGCACAAAGCTTAGCGCATGCACATGATTCGGCGATCGATACTGATGTTAGTGACTGGGAAATTCTTACTATTCACTTGGATCTTAGTCGAGTTTGCTTAGATTCTGATCGTGATTTGGGATTGACATTAGTTGGAGGTCGTGATAATCCATATTATCCAAATGATACAGGAATTTATGTTGCTCAAGTAACATCAGGAAGTGCTGTTGATGGTAAATTAAGAGTGAATGACTGCATTATGCGAGTAAACAATGTAGATTGTACATCTGTTTTTACACGTGTAATTATGGAAACTTTACGTACCTGTTCGGTGGGATCAGCTACATTAACGATAAGAAGACGGCGTTTAACTAGAAGGTCATTAAGGACAACGCAATTGCCTGTTGGTTCAGTTCCTCATGGTATTTCTTTGGAGCTTGGAGTATACATTTCGAAGATTTCACCGGGTAGTTTATCTGCTAAAGATGGCAACCTTGCTGTTGGAGATAGAGTTTTAAAT ATTAATAGTAAACCAATGGAAGGCATTAATTCCAGCCACGAAGCGATGGCAACTTTGAATGATACAAGTACGGATGTGTTAACTATTACGACCCTGAAAGGAATACCATTGCCTTCAGCAACTAGTTCTGAAACTATGACCATTGATGGTAGCTTTGGTActgagaaacaaaaaatggtGAATAGTTGTTCTCAAACAGAACAAgaaagaatattgttaaagaTTCCATCGGACGATTATGAAAGAAGACACGTTGCTTCGAACTTTGGTGATAGAAGTGTTTACAAAGTTTCAAAATCCGTTAGTGGTGAAAAACCAAGTGGAATTAGCAATGCTTGGGACAATATACGAGAGAAGATTGATATAGTACGAGGACGTAAACATAGCAAAGATcgggaggagaagaagaaacgacacCGCAACTCGAGTCCAAATACCTTTGAGCAAGAGCAAGATGCAATAGCGGAATTAGATTCAGTAATAGAGAGCTACCACAAGAAAGCGAATAATGGAGTACTGAAACGAAGTAAGCGACGCGGAACCGAAAAGGTTGAGAAAAATGGAGGTACGTGGCCGAAAGCCAGAGGTGGACCTCTGATTCAAAATGGTACTGGTACTATTTTACATCCACGTAAGACAAAAGAAAGGTTGCCCTTAAGTGTACTCCTTAATCAACCACCAAAGTATgaaagttataattataatcgtatTTCTAATCCTATACCCTTAaccaatttttccaatatgaACAATCGGCATACGGTTTATAAACCTGTAGAAAAACCATTACCAAATTTCCTTAAAACTGGACCGTTATTTAGTCAGAAATCCTTTACTCCAGTGGTGCAGTTCAAAGATATCCCGATAGATAAGAAACCAGCAACCGAATTCGAGAACACGGAAAATAGACTCAGTTCTACGCTGACACCATCTGAAACTAGCATCGATTTTTCCGTAAAGTCTGGAAATACGGGAAAagatgtagaatatttttcgaagaaaagaacgcAAAAGTATACTCCTAGCAACGAGAATCAAGTAGACACACTACAGCATAATAGAGTGCAATCTCAACTTTATTCCGGGGCTGGATCATCAACTTCGTCGACTAGCGGCACGAGACAGCAGTTGActggtaatttttcatttcctcccTATACGCATTCGCATCCGCATCCCCatcaacaaaattctttaCCTTCGAGATACCCTTCCCCGCCGTCTTTGCCGTCTGCACAGTCCGGGGAGTCAATAGGACTACCCGATGCACGATCTTATTGTTTCGAACCTTCATATAGCCCCGGCCCGCAAACAGGATTCGGGCATTTGCACACACCCTCTGTAGATTTGCATTACCACAAATCTCGCGCTCCACCGATTGGCACTACATACGACGTACCAGCGTACACACATGGCTACGAAGGTGGAACTTTTccaagaaaaaaggaaaatcaaCGTTTTCGAATACCATCAAATCCTAGTGTGACTTCAAAAAGCAGCGTGGGTAAATTATCTACTGGCAGTATAGAAAGAACTTCAGAAAGAGGCAGTCCGATGCCAACATTCCACGTGGAAGTACTTAGTCCTGGTACCGGTAGCGGAAATAGCTCTGGTGGAACTGTCAGAGGAAGTAGTGGCAATAAACGGTCCAGCATGCCGGACTATTGCTACTCTCAACCTAGGCCAGCACCTGGAGAACTTCGCAGAGTTCACATAGACAAGTCAGTCGAACCTTTAGGTATCCAGATTTCTTGCTTAGAGAGCGGCGGTGTATTCGTTTCCACTGTTAGCGAGCACAGCTTAGCATCTCAAGTCGGTCTTCAAATCGGTGACCAGTTGCTTGAAGTCTGTGGTATCAATATGAGGAGTGCTACGTATCAACTTGCTGCCAATGTGTTACGTCAGTGCGGTAATTCCATTACGATGCTGGTGCAGTACAGTCCAGACA AATACAATGAGTTAGAAGAAGGCTCTGCTTCTTCGAGTTCATCAGAAGCTGGTGGTGCTGAAGGAGGTAGTCGTAGTGGATCACCCACTCCATGTAATAGTCCTGAAGCTCCTAGAAAAACAACTATTGAGTCATTGGATAGCTCAGAACCTGAACGTGACGCTTCTACTAGTTTAAGTACAATACGTGATACTTCCAATACCTTGACTATTATGCGCGAAACTTCAAATACTTTAGAACCACCTCGTACAATTCGAGAAAGAGATATCAGAAATTCTGCTTCATTGGAAGTACCAAGTACGCAACAGAGAGAACGAGAAATTAGAGCATCAGCATCTTTGGATATTAATATCAGAAAGCCGGAACTTCGTAGTTCAGCTACGTTAGATAATATGCGTAATTCCGCAACTCTTGATACATTACGTGGTACTGCTAATACTCTTACACGCGCACAGCTTAATGCAGCGACCACGTTGCAACGACAAAATGCAACTGTAAGAAGTCCGACACAAGAAGAACAAAATCGTAAAAGCCCACCACCAAGTGAACCGAGGTatctttttatcgaaacaaGAAAATGTTCGAATTTAGGTATTTCCCTTGTTGGTGGTAATGGTGTCGGAATATTCGTACACTCAGTACAACCAGGTTGCCTCGCGGAAGATGCAGGATTACGTCCCGGTGACCGTATCCTAGAATATAATGGTGTTGATCTCAGACAAGCAACCGCAGAACAAGCTGCTTTAGAATTGGCTAGACCAGCAGATAAAGTAACGCTGATTGCTCAATATGTACCTGAAAGGTATAACGAAGTAAAGGATAAACCTGGAGACAGTTTTTATGTGAAAGCAATGTTCGATCGAGTAGGCGAAGTTGGAGATAGCCTACAACTTAGGTTTAGTAaagatgatattttatatgtcgATAATACAATGTTTAATGGTACTCCGGGTCATTGGAGAGCTTGGATAGTTGATCAAGCTGGAAGAAGACAAACTTGTGGTATAATTCCAAGCAAATTCAA GGTCGAAGAAGAACTGCTTTTACGACGTTCATTAGGCGATTTAGAAACAGATACTAGTAGAAGAGGTAGCACAAGCGCAAGAAGAAGCTTTTTTCGTCGAAAGAAACATCAACGTTCTTCTAGTAGGGATAGTAAAGAATTGTCACATCTTACGGGAGTAAATTTGGGTTGGTATAGTGATAGTGGAACACTAAATGAAGAAACTCTTCCAGCAAGTTATCAACGTGTTGAAAGATTggatt aTCCAGCTTTAAGACCTGTGTTGATCATTGGACCGTTAAGCGAATGTGTAGTGACAAAACTATTACAAGAATTTCCAGGAGAGTTCACCAGGTGTCTCGCAGAAGCTATGCACTGTTCTCAAGCGACGCTTGAACAAGGTTTGCGCGACTCGCTTTATGTGGACtatagaaaaaaaggaagctaTTTCGAGTGTACCACAGTACAAGCTGTGAAGGACATCTGTGAGAAG aatactCATTGCATATTGGATGTATCAATTGCGTCGATCGAGCGACTTCATCGACATCAGATCTATCCTATAGTAttgttgattaaatttaaaagtaccAAACAAATAAAGGAAGTCAAAGATTCCAGATACCCAAGTGATAAAGTTAGTGCCAAAGCGGCCAAGGAGATGTATGAACAAGCATTAAAATTGGAAGCTGAgtataaacattatatttctg TTGTAATTCCAGCTGGAGTAAATGTCGCGTACATATGTACTCAAGTAAAAGCTGCAGTAGATGAAGAACAAAGCAAAGCGCTGTGGGTTCCTAGAGGACCTCCCTGA